TCTCCACGAGTGTCGTCGCGCCGTATCCGGGCGCGGCGAAGACCGTGGCCCATGGGAACAGGAAGATCGAGTCGACGGCGAAGATCACGTACAGGAAGGCGTACACGTAGTAGCGCACCTGGGTGTGGGCCCAGCCTTCCCCGACGGGGTCTACACCGCACTCGTACGTGAGCAGCTTCTCGGGGGTCGGCACCGCGGGGCGCAGCAGACGGCCCGCGCCGAAGGCCACCGCCACGAAGAGGACTCCGATGACGGCGAGCAGCCCGACGACCGAGTAGCTCTGGAAGTAGTCGGCCGCGAGTACGGTCGGTTCGGTGGGTTCCGGCACGTCCGTCCCTCGCTCCCTACCCCTGCGTTCGATGAATCGTTACGACGACCTGGTGCGATCGACGATCCTTTCGCACGGGAGTCTAGGCCCTAGTAAGGGCACGGTAAGCAGCCGTATCACGCTTTGGTCGGGGATCGGCCACCCGGAGGTCCCGCGGAAACGGCTCGACGCGGGGGATATCCCTACTCTCCAGCGGCCCACATACCCCATGGCGTGCGCGGATCCGACCCGGCAGGCTGGCACCCATGACCGTGACCAGCACTTCTCCCGGTGACAGCGCGGGCACCGGAATCGGCACCGGAATCGGCACCGGCGCAGGCGCAGGCTCCGGCACTCACGCCGGCGTCGGCGCCGCGAAGCGGGACGCGGCACCACCGCCCGCACGTCTCGCCTACGACCGGTACACCTGGAAGGAGATCGCCTATCTCCTCTCCGGTCTGCCTGCCGCCGTCATCGGATTCGTCTACACGGTGACCGTGGTCTCCGTCGGGGCGGGGCTGTTCGTCACGGTCGTCGGCCTGCCGCTGCTGGTGCTCGGTCTGGCCGGTTCCCGACTGGTGGGCAAGGGCGAGCGGGCACGGGCGCGAGCGCTGCTCGGCGTCATGGTGGACGAACCGAGCGCCATGCCGAAACGCACGGGTGACGGGCTCTTCGCCCGGCTGTGGCTGGGCCTGAAGGATCCGGTCGCCTGGCGATCGGTGCTCTACGCGGTCATCCGGCTGCCCTGGGGCATCGTCGGCTTCACCGTGGCACTGACCGGGCTCTTCGTCCTGTGGCCGGTCCTTCCTTACATCGCCAGGGGCATGACCAATGTCGACCGCGCCCTGGTCCGCGCGCTGCTCTCGCCCTCCGACGAGCTGGAGCGGCGGATCGCCGAGCTGGAGTCGGACCGGGGTGTGGTCGTGGACACCGCGGCAGCCGACCTGCGGCGCATCGAACGCGATCTGCACGACGGCGCACAAGCACGACTGGTCGCCCTCGCCATGGACCTCGGCCTCGCCAAGGAAAAACTCCACGAGGACCCCGACGCCGCGGCACACATGGTCGCCGAAGCACACGGCGAGGTGAAACTCGCCCTCCAGGAACTACGCGACCTCGCACGCGGCATCCACCCGGCCGTCCTCACCGACCGCGGACTGAACGCCGCCCTGTCCTCCCTCGCCTCCCGCTGCACCGTCCCCGTCACCGTCACCGTCGACCTCCCGACCCGCCCCGCCGAAGCAATCGAAGGCATCGCCTACTTCACCGTCTCCGAACTACTCCAGAACGTCAGCAAGCACGCCCGCGCAACCCGCGCATCCGTCGACGTCCGACGCACCCATAACCGCCTGATACTCCAGGTCAGCGACAACGGCCAAGGCGGAGCCGACATCACAGCAGGCAGCGGACTGACAGGACTCGCCGAACGCCTGGACGCAGTCGACGGAGTACTGACCACCGACTCACCCACCGGCGGCCCCACCCTCATCACCGCCCAACTCCCCTGGCGCGAGCGGGCGGCGGTCCCTCCCTCCCGGTAGGGAAAACCCCCGGGTCAAGACGGATACCGACCGCATGGTGCGGTCGGGGCACGCTCAGCAGCATGGAGTCCGTACCGCCGCCGCGGGACACGACCTGACGCAGCTGACCGGCCCGCCCGGGCAGTCCGGGCCGGGGCCGGCACGGAGCGGGCCGGCTCAGCCCAGCCCCGACCAGCTCAGCCCAGCCCCGACCAGCCCGGTGCTGTCGGCCCAGGGCAGAAACGGATGACGACGATGGCCATGGCTTATCGGACGGGACCCGACACCCCGGCGCCCCGCTCCCGTCGCCTTCCCCGACCGCTGCGCGCACCGTTCGAGGCACGCACCTGGCGCGAGTTCTGCTACGTCCTGCTGAGCCTGCCGCTGAGCGTCGTGTTCTTCGGTCTCGCCCTCGGCCTGGTCGCGGCCGGGGCCGGGCTGGTCGTCACCTTCGTCGGCATCCCCGTCCTGGCCGCCGCCCTCGCCATGTGCCGCGGCTTCGGCGCGCTCGAACGGCTGCGGGCACGCACTCTGCTCGACCTGCGTATCGGCACCCCCGCCCCGGTCCGGCCCCGCGGCGGCGGCCCCATGGCCTGGGTCGGCGCGATGCTGAAGAGCGGGGCGTCCTGGCGGCATCTTCTCTACGCGCTGGTGCACATGCCGTGGGCGGTGTTCTCGTTCGCCGTGGCCCTGCCGCTCTGGGCCACCGCCTGGACCTGCGCCACGTATCCGCTCTGGCACTGGGTGTTCCCGGCGTTCGTCGGCCTCGACGGGCTCCAGCTCTACGGGGATCGTACGCACGCCCACTACCTCGACTCACCGGCCGAGCTGACCGCCACCTCCGCGGTGGGACTGCTGCTGGTGATCGCGACCCCGTGGATCGTGCGCGGGCTCACCACCGTGGACCGGCTGCTGGTCACGGGGCTGCTGGGACCGTCCCGGCTGGAGGGACGCGTGGTGGAGCTGGAGTCGGACCGGGGTGTGGTCGTGGACACCGCGGCAGCCGACCTGCGGCGCATCGAACGCGATCTGCACGACGGCGCACAAGCACGACTGGTCGCCCTCGCCATGGACCTCGGCCTCGCCAAGGAAAAACTCCACGAGGACCCCGACGCCGCGGCACACATGGTCGCCGAAGCACACGGCGAGGTGAAACTCGCCCTCCAGGAACTACGCGACCTCGCACGCGGCATCCACCCGGCCGTCCTCACCGACCGCGGACTGAACGCCGCCCTGTCCTCCCTCGCCTCCCGCTGCACCGTCCCCGTCACCGTCACCGTCGACCTCCCGACCCGCCCCGCCGAAGCAATCGAAGGCATCGCCTACTTCACCGTCTCCGAACTACTCCAGAACGTCAGCAAGCACGCCCGCGCAACCCGCGCATCCGTCGACGTCCGACGCACCCATAACCGCCTGATACTCCAGGTCAGCGACAACGGCCAAGGCGGAGCCGACATCACAGCAGGCAGCGGACTGACAGGACTCGCCGAACGCCTGGACGCAGTCGACGGAGTACTGACCACCGACTCACCCACCGGCGGCCCCACCCTCATCACCGCCCAACTCCCCTGGCGCGCGTGATCCGCGGACGCCCCCGGGGGCATGGCTCGGCACGCATGCCTCCGAACGCATGCCCAGGAGCGCGCGGCCCGGAGCGCCTGCCCCCCGCGACGGCGCGTCGCGGGGGTCCCGCCCTCTGCCCCGCCCGGTGCGCTGCGGCGCGCCGAGCGGTTTGCCATGAGTAACGGGGCGCCGGGGACCGGATCCTGGAATGCTGGGCCCGGTGGCAACGGCCCGGACCGGATTGGACCGGATCAGATCGGTGTCCGGGCGCACGGGCGCACGGGCTCAGGCGAGACATACCGGCGATGGATACCGGCGAGACATGGGGGCACAGGGGGATGCAGGTCGTGGAGGACAGGGTGCGGATCGTGATCGCCGAGGACTCCGTGTTGCTGAGGGAGGGCCTGACCAGGCTGCTCACCGACCGCGGGCACGAGGTGGTGGCAGGCGTCGGGGACGCCGACGCGCTGCTGAAGACCATCGACGAGCTCGCGGCGCGGGACGCACTGCCCGACGCCGTGGTCGCCGACGTCCGGATGCCCCCGACCCACACGGACGAGGGGGTCCGGGCGGCCGTGCGGCTGCGCCGTGACCATCCCGGGGTCGGAGTGCTGGTGCTGTCGCAGTACGTGGAGGAGCAGTACGCCACCGAGCTGCTGGCCGGGAGCAGCCGGGGTGTGGGCTATCTGCTCAAGGACCGGGTGGCCGAGGTCAGGGAGTTCGTGGACGCCGTGGTCCGGGTGGCCGGAGGGGGCACCGCGCTCGACCCCGAGGTCGTGGCACAGCTGCTGGGCCGCAGCCGCAAGCACGACGTGCTGGCCGGGCTGACGCCCCGGGAGCGCGAGGTCCTCGGCCTGATGGCGGAAGGCCGGACGAACTCGGCGATCGCCAGGCAGCTGGTGGTGAGTGACGGAGCCGTGGAGAAGCACGTGAGCAACATCTTCCTGAAGCTCGGGCTGTCCCCAAGCCATGGTGATCACCGGCGTGTACTGGCCGTGCTGACCTATCTCGACTCCTGAGAATCTGACACCCTATCAGATAACTAGCGGAGACCCAGCGGGTGGCCCCAGCATCGACCGGGAGTGTCTGGGATCGGAAGCGTCTGAGCTCGGAAGCCTCGGCGGTACCTGAGATCGGGAGCACCTGGAGGGAAGATTCGGGGGCAAGCAGAACCATGGCAGACCAGGACATCAGGTCGTCTCAAAAAGTCGTCCAGCATATGAGCGGCCCAGGGAAGGCCACCCTTACGGACGTAGGGTTGGCCTTGGAGCGACCGGTGAGCCGGCCGCGGTCCAGCCGCCTCGAAGGAGGTCCAGTTCAGTGACCAGCCAGGTCAGTAGCCCAGCCGAGCACGCAGACGAGGACGCGGCCGGAGAGACCGTCGTCGGGGGACAGCGCAGATCCTCCGGCGGCGCAGGCGCCGATGACAGCGACGCCAAGGGCAGCAAAGACAACAGCGGCAGCGCCAACGGCAACGACGGCGACAGCAGCAGCGGCACCAAGGAGGTCCGCCGCCTGGACCGCGTGATCATCCGGTTCGCGGGGGACTCAGGTGACGGTATGCAGCTGACGGGTGACCGTTTCACGTCGGAGACGGCGTCGTTCGGAAACGACCTGTCCACACTGCCGAACTTCCCGGCTGAGATCCGGGCACCCGCCGGCACCCTGCCCGGCGTCTCCTCGTTCCAGCTGCACTTCGCCGACCACGACATCCTCACTCCGGGCGACGCACCGAACGTGCTGGTGGCGATGAACCCCGCGGCGCTCAAGGCGAACATCGGCGATGTGCCGCGCGGCGGCGAAATCATCGTCAACACGGACGAGTTCGCCAAGCGGGCCATGGCCAAGGTCGGCTACGAGACCAGCCCGCTCGAGGACGGCTCCCTCGACGCGTACAACGTCCATCCCGTCCCGCTGACGACGCTCACCGTCGAGGCGCTCAAGGTGTTCGGACTCTCCCGCAAGGAGGCCGAACGCTCCAAGAACATGTTCGCCCTGGGTCTGCTGAGCTGGATGTACCACCGGCCGACCGAGGGCACCGAGACCTTTCTGCGCAGCAAGTTCGCCAAGAAGCCGGAGATCGCCGAGGCGAACGTCGCAGCCTTCCGGGCGGGGTGGAACTTCGGCGAGACCACCGAGGACTTCGCCGTCTCCTACGAGGTCGCCCCTGCCACTCAGGCCTTCCCGACCGGCACGTACCGCAACATCTCGGGCAACCTGGCACTGTCCTACGGACTGATCGCCGCGTCTCAGCAAGCGGACCTGCCGCTCTACCTGGGCTCCTACCCGATCACCCCGGCGTCGGACATCCTGCACGAGCTCTCGAAGCACAAGAACTTCGGTGTCCGGACCTTCCAGGCCGAGGACGAGATCGCGGGCATCGGCGCGGCGCTCGGCGCCGCCTTCGGCGGCTCGCTCGCCGTGACCACGACATCCGGTCCCGGTGTGGCGCTGAAGTCCGAGACCATCGGACTTGCCGTCTCGCTGGAGCTCCCGCTGCTGATCGTGGACATCCAGCGCGGCGGCCCGTCCACCGGTCTGCCCACCAAGACCGAGCAGGCCGACCTGCTCCAGGCGATGTACGGCCGCAACGGCGAGGCACCGGTCCCGATCGTCGCCCCGAAGACCCCAGCGGACTGCTTCGACGCCGCGCTGGAGGCGGCCCGTATCGCGCTGACGTACCGCACCCCGGTGTTCCTGCTGTCCGACGGCTACCTGGCCAACGGCAGCGAGCCCTGGCGTATCCCGGACCTGGACGAACTCCCCGACCTGCGGGTCCGGTTCGCCACCGGACCCAACCACACCACCGAGGACGGCACCGACGTCTTCTGGCCGTACAAGCGCGACCCGCACACCCTGGCACGGCCCTGGGCCGTCCCCGGCACCCCCGGACTCGAACACCGGATCGGCGGCATCGAGAAGCAGGACGGCACGGGCAACATCTCGTACGACCCGGCCAACCACGACTTCATGGTCCGCATCCGGCAGTCCAAGGTCGACGGCGTCGACGTACCGGACCTCGATGTCGACGACCCGGACGGCGCCCGCACGCTGGTGCTCGGCTGGGGCTCGACGTACGGGCCGATCACCGCTGCCGTACGCAGGCTGCGCGGCGCGGGGCTGCCCATCGCACAGGCGCATCTGCGCCACCTCAACCCGTTCCCGGGGAATCTGGGGGACGTTCTGGAGCGTTACCAGAAGGTAGTGGTACCGGAGATGAACCTCGGCCAGCTCGCCGGACTGATCCGCGCGAGATACCTGGTCGACGCGCACTCCTACAACCAGGTCAACGGCATGCCGTTCAAGGCCGAGCAGCTCGCCGCGGCTCTCAAGGAGGCCATCAATGACTGAGACAGCGTCCACTCTGCTGTCGCTGGTTCCGAAGGCCGAGGCCAAGCAGTCCATGAAGGACTTCAAATCGGACCAGGAAGTCCGGTGGTGCCCCGGCTGCGGTGACTACGCGATCCTCGCGGCGGTGCAGGGCTTCATGCCCGAACTCGGGCTCGCGAAGGAGAACATCGTCTTCGTCTCCGGCATCGGCTGCTCGTCCCGCTTCCCGTACTACATGAACACCTACGGGATGCACTCCATCCACGGCCGCGCACCCGCCATCGCGACCGGGCTCGCCTCCTCACGCCGCGACCTCAGCGTCTGGGTGGTCACCGGCGACGGCGACGCGCTGTCGATCGGCGGAAACCATCTGATCCACGCGCTGCGTCGGAATGTCAACCTCAAGATCCTGCTCTTCAACAACCGGATCTACGGTCTGACCAAGGGCCAGTACAGCCCCACATCCGAGGTCGGCAAGATCACCAAGTCGACCCCGATGGGCTCGCTCGACGCGCCCTTCAACCCGGTGTCGCTGGCGATCGGGGCGGAGGCGTCCTTCGTGGCCCGCACGGTCGACTCAGACCGCAAGCACCTCACCGAGGTACTGCGCGCGGCGGCCGACCACCCGGGCACGGCCCTGGTCGAGATCTACCAGAACTGCAACATCTTCAACGACGGCGCCTTCGAAGTGCTCAAGGACAAGCAGCAGGCCGAGGAGGCGGTGATCCGCCTTGAACACGGCGAGCCCATCCGCTTCGGCAGCGAGCGCGAGAAGGGCGTCGTCCGCGATCCGGCGACCGGTGACCTGAAGGTCGTCGCGGTCACCCCGGACAACGAGGACCGGATCCTGGTGCACGACGCACACAGCGCCAGCCCGACGACCGCCTTCGCGCTGTCCCGGCTGGCCGACCCGGACACGCTGCACCACACCCCGATCGGTGTGTTCCGCAGCGTGCAGCGGCCGGTGTACGACGTGCAGATGTCGGACCAGCTCGACGCCGCGATCGAGCAGAACGGCAAGGGAGACCTGGGCGCGCTGCTCGCCGGGAACGACACCTGGACGGTCGTCGGCTGACGGCCGGGCCGGCCGAACGATGTGACCCACGGCGGCACCACGCCGCCGCGCACGCCTCAGGGGCGCCGATCCGGGAACCCGATCCCGGACCGGCGCCCTTGGCACGTGCACTCGACCGGGACGTCATGACCGTATGGCGATACGGGCATGACAGCCGACCCCGCTCGGCGCTACCTTCGAACACGCGGGTGGCACAGTGGGAGGTTCGGTGAAGGACAACGAGCAGCGGGCCGGTCTGCTGTACGGAATCGGCGCCTACGGAATGTGGGGCCTGGTCCCGCTCTTCTGGCCACTCCTGAAACCGGCCGGCGCCCTTGAGATCCTCGCCCACCGAATGACGTGGTCACTGGCGGTCGTGGCCGTCGCGCTGCTGGTGCTGAAGCGCGGACGCTGGATTCGCGAGCTTCTGGCCGATCCGCGTCGACTGGGCCTGATCACCCTGGCCGCCACCGTGATCACCGTCAACTGGGGCCTCTATATCTGGTCCGTCAACACCGGCCATGTGGTCGAGTCCTCGCTGGGCTACTTCATCAACCCGCTGGTCACCATCACCCTGGGCGTGCTACTGCTGAAGGAGCGGCTGCGCCCGGCGCAGTGGGGAGCCGTGGGTGTCGGGTTCGCGGCCGTGGTGGTGCTGGCCATCGGCTACGGTCGCCCGCCCTGGATCTCGCTGGTGCTGGCGTTCTCGTTCGCCTGCTACGGACTGCTCAAGAAGAAGGTCAACATCGGCGGCCTGGAGTCACTGGCCGCGGAGACCGCCGTGCAGTTCCTCCCCGCGCTCGGCTATCTGCTGTGGCTCGGCTCGCAGGGCTCATCCACCTTCGCCTCGGCGGGCGCGAGCCATGCCGCGCTGCTCGCGGCCACCGGGGTGGTCACCGCCGTACCGCTGGTCTGCTTCGGGGCGGCGGCGATCCGTGTCCCGCTGTCGACACTCGGACTGCTGCAGTACCTGGCACCGGTGTTCCAGTTCCTGCTGGGAGTCGTGTACTTCCACGAGGAGATGCCCGCCGAGCGCTGGACCGGCTTCGGGCTGGTCTGGCTGGCCCTCAGCATCCTCACCTGGGACGCCCTGCGCACGGCGCGCAGCACCAGGGCACGGCTCGTACGGGCGGAGCGGCTCGCACGGGCGGGCAGCCCGCCCCAGGCCGCCGCTCCGGAGGCTCCCGCCGCCCCGCTCATGGGCAAGGGCACGGGGGCGGCTCCCGTCGTCGACGTCACGCCGGCTCGGGTGCAGCGCGAGACCGCGGCGGACTGATCCCCAGCCCAGGGCCTCCTGACCCCGAGCATCCCGCGTTCGCGCTTCGAACGCCGGGTCTCGGGCGCAGGAACGGGATGCTTCGCCCGCGTCGGCCCGGCCAGGCCGGTGGAGGCATCACACGGCTGCCGTGCGCTTTCCGGCCGTTCCCGCTGTCACGGCGGTCGCCGCGCCTATAACTGGTCCCATGCCACTGCACTGGAAACTCGTCATCGACTCGAACGACCCGCTCGCCCAGGCCGACTTCTGGGCCGAAGCACTCGGCTATCTCCCGGAAGACAACAGCGCGCTCATCGAGCAGCTCCTCGCATCGGGTGCCGTACCGCCCGAACTGACCGTGGAATGGCACGGCCACCCTGCCTGGCGGGATCTGGCCGCCGTCCGTCATCCGGACGATCCCCAGGACGAGCACAGCGGAGTCGGTCTCGGCCGGCGGCTGCTGTTCCAGCGGATCCCCGAGATCAAGGCGGCAAAGAACCGCCTCCACATCGACCTGCACTCGGAGCCCGGGCAGCGGGACAGGGAGATCGCCCGGCTGGAGGCTCTGGGAGCGACCGTCGCGCACCACGTGCGGGAACAGGGGGGCAAGTGGTGTGTCATGCGGGATCCCGAAGGAAACGAATTCTGCGTTCATTAGCCCCAGCGCCACGGCCGACTCGATCGCCCGCCCAGGGAGCGGCTGCCGATCGTCCGCTGACCGGACCCGACTGACCGGTTTACGCCCTTGACGGTAAGTCAGCATCTCGCTGACCATTCCCCCCACAAACACGCACCGAGTACAGCTCCAGCACCCTGCGACACCGCCGTCGCAGGGTGTCACGCACGTTCCGTCCCATCCCCGAACGGAATCCCGGAGCCCCCACATGATTCGCTCTGTGCACAGACGTCTCGCCACAGGCACCGCGATAGGCATCGCCGGACTGCTCGCGGCGGCCGTACCGACTGCCGCTGCCACCGCCGGCACCACGAACGGCGCCGGCAGCACGGCCTCCGTCGCGGCAGTCGCCGCGCCGCCGGACATCTCTGTCACGAACGTCAAAGCACACCTCACCGACCTCCAGTCGATCGCCACCGCCAACGGCGGAAACCGCGCCCACGGCCGTTCCGGCTACAAGGCGTCGATCGACTTCGTGAAGGCCAAGCTGGACGCGGCCGGATTCACCACGACCCTCCAGCAGTTCACCTACTTCGGCTCCACCGGTTACAACCTGATAGCCGACTGGCCCGGTGGCGACAGCAACCAGGTGCTGATGGCCGGCTCCCATCTCGACTCGGTCAGCTCGGGCCCGGGCATGAACGACAACGGCTCAGGATCGGCTGCGATCCTGGAGACCGCGCTTGCCGTCTCGCGCGCCCAGTTCACCCCTGAGAAGCACCTCCGGTTCGCCTGGTGGGGTGCCGAGGAACTGGGCCTGGTCGGGTCCAAGTACTACGTCAACAGCCTTTCGTCCACGGACCGTTCCAAGGTCAAGGGCTATCTGAACTTCGACATGATCGGGTCGCCCAACCCGGGCTACTTCGTCTACGACGACGACCCGACCATCGAGCAGACCTTCAAGACCTACTTCGCCGGCATCGGAGTCCCGACCGAGATCGAGACCGAGGGCGACGGCCGCTCCGACCACGCCTCCTTCAAGAACGTGGGCATCCCGGTCGGCGGGCTGTTCACCGGCGCCAGCAACACCAAGTCCAGTGCCCAGGCCACAAAGTGGGGCGGCACGGCGGGTCAGGCATTCGACCGCTGCTACCACTCCTCCTGCGACACCACATCGAACATCAGCGACACCGCGCTCGACCGCAACAGCGACGCGATCGCCTACGCCATCTGGAACCTGTCCGCCGGGACGACCGTCCCGCCCGGTGGCGACGTCTACGAGAACACCACCGACGTCACCATCCCGGACTACGGAAGCGCGGTCACCTCGTCCGTGGCGGTCTCCGGCCGCACCGGTAACGCCCCGTCCACCCTCCAGGTCGGCGTGAACATCAAGCACACCTGGCGCGGTGACCTGGTCATCGACCTGGTGGCCCCGGACGGAAGCACGTACCGGCTGAAGAACTCCAGCGGCAGCGACTCGGCGGATGACGTCGTCGCGACCTACACGGTGAACGCGTCCAGCGAGGCCGCGAACGGCACCTGGCAGCTCAAGGTGCAGGATGTGGCCCGCTACGACACCGGCTACATCGACAGCTGGAAGCTCACTTTCTGAGCGATCCGAGCCGGCCGGCCGACGGCTGCGGGCATGACCGCGGCCACGGCGAACGCGGGGTGCCCCTGTCAGGGGCGCCCCGCACCCGTTCGTGGCGCAGCGCCTCCGCGCTACGTCACTTCGCGGCGTCGGCGGCCTTGACCAGCGCGTCCGAGGTGACCGCTCCGAGGTACACCTTGCCGTCGTCCGTCATCAGGGCATTGACCAGACGGGTCTTGAAGACCGTGCCCGTGCCGAAGTCACCCGTGACCTTGTCTCCCAGCGCGTCCAGGAACTTCGCGGCCTCCGGCGGGACATCGCCCTTGCCGCCCTTGCCCCCGTTGCCGTCCTTGAACGCGCTGGCGCCCTCCCCACCGGGAGCCTTCAACTCCGCGATGGCGGTCCAGCCCTCTCCGATGACGTTCAGCCCCTGACCGGGACCGGTGAAGTCCTCCATGCCCTCGAACTCCCCGGCGGACTTCGGGGCATCGGACTCCGCGCCCTTCCCGTGCTTTCCGGCCGCTCCGGTCTCCGCCCGGTCGGCGAGCTCATCCGCCTCGGTGACCTTCGCGCCCTTCGGCGGGGTGAAGTCGAAGACAGAGGCGGCCGGCTTGGAGAAGTCGACCTTGGTGAAGCCCGCGTCGACCGCGGCCTTGCCGCCGTCGCTCGGCAGCAGCGTGAATTTCAGCGGGACACCGTTCTGCGCGTCCACCGCGATCTTGATCGAGTCGATCGTCGAGCCACTCTGCTTGGGCTTGATGACCAGTTGGTACGCGTCGCGTCCGGCGATCCGCGCCGTGCCGTCGACGGTCACCGCCGTCGTGTCGCCCGCGAGCTTCAGCGCCTCGTCGGCCAGTTGCTTGGGGGTGGCAGGCAGCTCGTCGGAGCCCCGGTGCCCCTTGCCGCCGTCCTTGCCGGCCGCGTCGTCCTTCCCGTGCACGACCTCGTTGGCAGCGCCGTCGTACGTCCACACATCGGCGCCGTTGTGCGTGACGCTGTACTCCTCGCCACCGGACTCGAACGACATCCGCTGCCGATCAGGACCGTCGGCGGCGATCTCCACCTTGTGCGTACCCGAGGCCAGCGCCATCAGCTTGCTCGCGGTGTCCGGCGAGGCGGACGCCGAAGCCCCGCCGCCCACGGCGCCGGGCAGGAAGCCGCTCGCGAGACCGCCCAGGTCCGGGAGGCCCAGGTCGGTGGTGACCTTCACCGTCCCGGACAGCTGCTGGGTGTCCGACCCCGCGATCTTCTCGATGAGCTCCTGTGCGCTGATCTTCGGCAGATCGGGGTCTCCGACGGCGGCGAGCGCCGGGACCAGCCCGATGGTCGCCGCGGCAACGCCCGCCACCGCGACCGGGACGGCGTACCGCGCCGCCTTCCGGCGGACCGGGCCGACCTCCCCGGGCTGTTCAGTGGCCTTTGCGTTCTCGTTCGGTGCCATGGTGTGCCCTACCTCCGTGATAGCGGCGTCGTCCGTCCACACCATCTGACCAAAACGCCCGGCGAATAGCGTCAGCCCCCGGAATCAACTCCGCGTACTGCT
This DNA window, taken from Streptomyces sp. SCSIO 30461, encodes the following:
- a CDS encoding M28 family metallopeptidase; protein product: MIRSVHRRLATGTAIGIAGLLAAAVPTAAATAGTTNGAGSTASVAAVAAPPDISVTNVKAHLTDLQSIATANGGNRAHGRSGYKASIDFVKAKLDAAGFTTTLQQFTYFGSTGYNLIADWPGGDSNQVLMAGSHLDSVSSGPGMNDNGSGSAAILETALAVSRAQFTPEKHLRFAWWGAEELGLVGSKYYVNSLSSTDRSKVKGYLNFDMIGSPNPGYFVYDDDPTIEQTFKTYFAGIGVPTEIETEGDGRSDHASFKNVGIPVGGLFTGASNTKSSAQATKWGGTAGQAFDRCYHSSCDTTSNISDTALDRNSDAIAYAIWNLSAGTTVPPGGDVYENTTDVTIPDYGSAVTSSVAVSGRTGNAPSTLQVGVNIKHTWRGDLVIDLVAPDGSTYRLKNSSGSDSADDVVATYTVNASSEAANGTWQLKVQDVARYDTGYIDSWKLTF
- a CDS encoding DUF2092 domain-containing protein; the protein is MAPNENAKATEQPGEVGPVRRKAARYAVPVAVAGVAAATIGLVPALAAVGDPDLPKISAQELIEKIAGSDTQQLSGTVKVTTDLGLPDLGGLASGFLPGAVGGGASASASPDTASKLMALASGTHKVEIAADGPDRQRMSFESGGEEYSVTHNGADVWTYDGAANEVVHGKDDAAGKDGGKGHRGSDELPATPKQLADEALKLAGDTTAVTVDGTARIAGRDAYQLVIKPKQSGSTIDSIKIAVDAQNGVPLKFTLLPSDGGKAAVDAGFTKVDFSKPAASVFDFTPPKGAKVTEADELADRAETGAAGKHGKGAESDAPKSAGEFEGMEDFTGPGQGLNVIGEGWTAIAELKAPGGEGASAFKDGNGGKGGKGDVPPEAAKFLDALGDKVTGDFGTGTVFKTRLVNALMTDDGKVYLGAVTSDALVKAADAAK